ATCCACTTTCATTCGCCATATCCGTACTCCCGGGTGCCATGTTCATGAACATTGTCCCGCCAGGCTCTCACTACCCCCAGCTCGCTGAATCGCAACAATATCGCTCATTACTTTCCCGATCAATGCACGTTCTCCCGAAGTGGAGCAAAACGGCGATAATCTTATAATTAAACTGTTCCTATAGTAACGGAAAAATCGGATTTCGTCAAATCTTGTACTTGTCGAGCTGATCCAGGAAATTCTGTGATTTTAGCTTTAATCCAAGCTGCACATCCATAAAGGCACGCATAATTTTTTTTAGCTCATCACGGCTGCTTTCTTTGACATCCACATTCCCTAATCTAGTTAGATCAAGTCTGGCGAATAAGCGTAGTAATTTCAACGCACGAGCAGAGACCTCCATTGCTGGCGGATCATTATGTTTACAGCTGCGGCAGAGTGCTCCACCAAGGCGAGGGCTTATCAGCAGTTGTTCATCAGGCTTTTCTGCTCCACATATCACACAGGTGTCGAACTCTGGACCATAACCGGCTGCTTGCAAAATCTTCATTTCATAAACATTTATGATAACTCCAGGTTCCTTATCTTCTTCAAGTGCGTTCAAGCAGGCCGTAAGCTGGCGAAACCAGAAGCTCCCCGTCTCCTCATCATGCAGGACTTTATCAAGCAGTTCACAAGCGTATGATGCATATGCTGCTTTAATCAAATCCTCACGCAGAGGGTGGTGAGACTTCGTGATCTCGCCGGAATTCAGCGTTCCAAGACCT
This genomic stretch from Paenibacillus sp. FSL H7-0737 harbors:
- the recO gene encoding DNA repair protein RecO; protein product: MLHRVEGIVIRSMDYGEGNAIITLCTENAGKVGVLVRGAKKVKSRHAALIQLFTVGEFVFFRNNGGLGTLNSGEITKSHHPLREDLIKAAYASYACELLDKVLHDEETGSFWFRQLTACLNALEEDKEPGVIINVYEMKILQAAGYGPEFDTCVICGAEKPDEQLLISPRLGGALCRSCKHNDPPAMEVSARALKLLRLFARLDLTRLGNVDVKESSRDELKKIMRAFMDVQLGLKLKSQNFLDQLDKYKI